Proteins from one Vanessa atalanta chromosome 15, ilVanAtal1.2, whole genome shotgun sequence genomic window:
- the LOC125069493 gene encoding uncharacterized protein LOC125069493 encodes MHAFNCFSMTIYHITLFLILISVVDQTVASQCEVAQVCLTDLTQTECGAGLVLTQNLNIFGCCPGCKIITDDGNNNNNDTDVTPAEACRPPSTCLPDGRYAPVQCKGDLFVGRCFCSDDEGNRIFGQMWRRDADEMTCACSRRRQELERSRNKMSTLHCTSTGDYEPLQCDEGMCWCATPKSGQPTVAPVPEADMAMLPCYSATVVGENYLRRCESIVYSLATIKREQEEHGTFFLGNSLTFCDYDGSYGSYQIQNGIAYCTGRDGKILGSWQVVVNEMRGMNCNCARDTNIYFPERGMTVSEVCQPNGNYRPSQFAGDVPYCVDSDGYHIEREDWPDECVRNAEDN; translated from the exons ATGCATGCATTTAATTGCTTCAGTATGACAATATATCATATtactttattcttaatattaataagtgtgGTTGATCAAACGGTAGCTTCTCAATGTGAGGTGGCCCAAGTTTGTTTGACTGACCTAACGCAAACAGAATGCGGGGCTGGTTTAGTGCTcactcaaaatttaaatatttttggttgtTGTCCAGGTTGCAAAATTATAACTGAtgatggaaataataataataatgacactg ATGTAACTCCTGCAGAAGCATGTCGACCTCCGTCCACTTGTTTACCTGATGGACGTTATGCACCCGTACAATGTAAAGGCGATCTATTTGTTGGAAG GTGTTTCTGCTCCGATGATGAAGGAAACAGAATATTTGGACAAATGTGGAGAAGGGATGCCGACGAGATGACTTGTG CTTGTAGTCGCAGGAGACAAGAATTAGAAAGATCTCGGAACAAAATGTCGACATTGCATTGTACTAGCACTGGAGATTACGAACCACTGCAGTGTGATGAAGGCATGTGCTGGTGTGCAACCCCGAAATCTGGCCAACCGACAGTAGCTCCAGTACCAGAAGCAGATATGGCTATGCTGCCATGTT ATAGTGCAACAGTTGTCGGTGAGAATTATCTACGAAGATGCGAAAGTATCGTTTATTCGCTGGCCACCATAAAGAGAGAACAAGAGGAACATGGAACTTTTTTCTTAGGTAACTCCTTAACATTCTGCGACTACGACGGCAGCTACGGATCATATCAGATTCAAAATGGAAT TGCCTACTGTACCGGTCGAGATGGCAAAATCTTAGGCTCGTGGCAGGTCGTCGTAAATGAAATGAGAGGAATGAATTGCA ATTGCGCGCGCGACACTAACATATACTTCCCAGAAAGGGGCATGACTGTCTCTGAGGTTTGTCAGCCAAATGGAAACTACCGGCCTAGTCAGTTCGCAGGAGATGTGCCTTATTGCGTCGATTCGGACGGCTACCACATTGAGAGGGAAGATTGGCCTGATGAATGTGTCAGAAATGCTGAggataattaa
- the LOC125069463 gene encoding WW domain-binding protein 2: MSLNTAHADHGVLIHAGEVIILFSDNVTVEFYGNETSEFKGTKNGRMYLTTHRMIYNSKANSDALRSFSFPFIALQDVTVEQPMFGANYIKGKVRAQPNGNFIGEVKFKLTFKSGGAIEFGQAMLKAAHLASRHTSPNAPPPPYTPPSGPWYAAPPPAYAPPPQGYYGWVPPYTAFPDQPSPNSVFVSNNPPPYPGVMGATYPPGAGFSGAAGLSPTGVQNNGYPGNMPPPGYPGNANMPPPGYPGGFVPGAPSMSSSDAKAAEAAQSAYYDPNKPQTAYVPPPYNDQPPTYQESTSKKDN, translated from the exons atgtctttaaatacCGCTCATGCTGATCATGGCGTTTTAATACATGCTGGAGAAGT TATCATCTTATTTTCCGATAATGTAACTGTGGAATTCTATGGAAATGAGACATCTGAATTTAAAGGCACAAAAAATGGTCGTATGTATCTTACAACTCATCGCATGATATACAACTCAAAGGCTAATTCAGATGCACTTCGGTCATTTAGTTTTCCTTTCATAGCACTACAAGAT GTGACTGTGGAGCAACCTATGTTTGGTGCAAATTATATCAAGGGGAAAGTAAGGGCACAACCAAATGGGAATTTCATTGGAGAAGTCAAATTTAAACTAACATTCAAGTCTGGAGGAGCAATTGAATTTGGACAGGCTATGCTAAAAGCAGCACACCTTG CATCAAGGCACACTTCACCGAATGCACCACCACCACCTTACACTCCACCTTCTGGACCTTGGTATGCTGCCCCTCCTCCGGCGTACGCTCCTCCACCACAAGGATATTATGGCTGGGTGCCACCATATACT GCATTTCCCGATCAACCATCTCCAAACTCTGTCTTCGTATCGAATAATCCACCTCCTTACCCTGGTGTGATGGGTGCTACATATCCACCGGGAGCAGGATTCTCCGGTGCTGCTGGCCTTAGCCCCACAGGTGTGCAAAACAATGGTTATCCGGGTAATATGCCACCACCGGGCTACCCGGGTAATGCAAACATGCCGCCTCCAGGCTACCCAGGCGGCTTTGTCCCAGGTGCACCCAGCATGTCATCAAGTG aTGCTAAAGCAGCAGAGGCAGCTCAGAGTGCTTACTATGATCCAAATAAGCCCCAAACAGCTTATGTACCACCACCCTACaat GATCAACCACCGACTTATCAGGAGTCTACGTCAAAGAAAGACAACTAA